From a single Nitrospira sp. genomic region:
- a CDS encoding Lrp/AsnC ligand binding domain-containing protein → MATKAYILIKVKAGKGKSVLGALKGIAGVEQIHACFGQPDIFVFINVADERSLSDVVITRIHAIDGVEETDTHIVAET, encoded by the coding sequence ATGGCAACCAAAGCGTACATTCTGATTAAGGTCAAGGCGGGCAAGGGAAAGTCGGTGCTCGGAGCACTCAAGGGTATTGCCGGCGTCGAACAAATTCACGCCTGTTTCGGGCAACCGGATATTTTCGTGTTTATCAATGTGGCGGATGAACGGTCACTGTCCGACGTCGTCATCACGCGCATTCACGCGATCGACGGCGTGGAGGAAACCGATACCCACATTGTCGCGGAAACCTAG